Below is a window of Deltaproteobacteria bacterium DNA.
CAACAGATCCTCAGCATCCAAGAACTTACGGTATCGTACAACAGCACCAAGGTCTTTTGCTTTGGATCGCCAACCACTGGGAAGAAAGCCCAAAAGTACTTCCCAATCCTCCATTTCTTCTGTAAAAACGAAACGCTCCATTGCCACCCCCTTTGGTGACAATGGTACCATAAACTTGGCAAAAAAGAAATCCTTAAGTTAGCGCTTATGGGGCGGCCCCCCACGCCCCGGTTAGATGGCAGTACTTGGAAACATGTATGGGTTTTTGCAGCCGCTGCTCGAAGGCGGCTACGAGAGCCCTATTCTTTGCCGTGGCCCCTTGGAAGAATACGGTGTTTCCAATGCTCCCTTCAATGGCCACCTTGGTGAGGTAGTTTTCCCTGATGGCATGGAGCACGGAGGCAAGCACTTCATCAACAGTATATCCTTCAGAGAGATAATGGTTCATGTCCCTTTCCATGAACACGGTGCACCGGTCGCTCACAATGGGGGACTTTTGACCTTCGGTTCTCGAGGAATACTCCGCCAACGGACATCCCAGGGTCCGGGCCTGCTCCTCGATAAAGCTCCCCGTTCCGGCGGCGCACACGTTATTCATGATGGAGAACGTGACCCTGCCGTCTTTTAAGGTGGTAAATTTCGAGTCCTGCCCGCCGATCTCGATGATGGTGTCCACGTCCGGATCGATCTCGCAGGCGGCTCTGGCGTGAGCCGTGATCTCGTCAACCACGATATCCGCGCCGATAATCTTCCCCGCGAATTTCCTCCCGGACCCGGTTGTTGCGGCTCCCATCATCCGCAAGCCGATGTTCCGTTTTTCAGCCATGTCATCCATGGATGAAAACAATCTCTGGACGGCGGCGACCGGTCTCCCGGCGGTGGCGGTGTAGAAGCCGGCGAGCACCCGGCGATCGGGATTGAGGAGAACGGCCTTGGTGCTCGTGGATCCGACATCCACGCCCAGGATCACTTCATAGTCGGATGCGGGGGTGAGGGTTTCATAGATATCCACTTCCACGGGGCAGGAAACGCCCGTATCGACGGCGGCGTATTCGTATTTCTCGAGGCCTCCGAACTCCGGATATTGGGAAAGAGTCAGTTCGAGCCGGTCGTGGAAATACTTTTTGGGGACGGTTTCAGGGCCCAGCAGATCGTCCGCCGTCTTAAACGGCGCAACGTTCTCTCCGACCCCTTCGTCAACCAGGAGAAATGCCGCGCCGATGGCCCCATAAACGCCGGTTTCATCTACGATGATCTCTTTTCCGGAAATGGATGCGATATGCCGAACCACCGCCCGATTTCCGGACACGCCGCCGGTAAAAAGCACGGGGTTAAACGGTTCCCTGTCCAGAGCAAGCATATCCACGATGTTCTTGGCAAGACCGTAGCACAACCCGTCGCAGATCTGTTCGAGGGTGTATCCTTCCTGTTGAGCGTGCACCAGATCGGTTTTCGCAAAGACGGCGCACCTCGATGCGATTTTGGGTATGCTCTCTCTGTTGCTGAACGCTTTCTCGCTCAGCGCTTCCGTGCTTTCCAGATTCAACCGCCGCGCCTGTTGATCGAGAAAACTGCCGGTCCCCGCCGCACATGAGGTGTTGGTCCGGAAACTGCGGTAGCGGCCATTCTCGTCGAAACCGATCAAACCGTAGGCAGAGCCCCCGACGATCAGAATGGCGCCGATCTTTTTATGAAAGCGACTTGCAGCTTCGATCACGGCGATCCGGTTGTCATATCTCCGGTCCGCTTTGAGAATCGACGGGGTTGACGATGTGGCGGCGACACCGGAAATCCGCTCCGGATCAAAATCGTTCATCATCCTGGTCAGCGTTTCCGGGATATCGCCATGATGAAATTGATAGGCGGTCTTGCCGATTTCCTTTTCAGAAGTGACTTCAGCCATCGATATGGCAACGGACCCGATATCGATTCCTATAAAAGCGGGGCGATCATTCCTTCGTGTCCGGGTCGTGATCGAAGAGATATCCCACCGATCGGAGGCTTTTAAAATAGACGGGCCTTTTGGGGTCGCGTTCAAAATATTTCCTGAATCTGACAATGAAATTGTCTACTGTCCTCGTTGTGGTGCCTCGAGGGTACCCCCAGCCGATTTCCAGGAGTTTTCTTCTCGAAAGGGGTTTACCTCGGTTGGCAATAAAAAGCCTCAAAAGCCTGGCTTCCTGCTCGGTCAGGCTGATCGGCCCGGACGGACCGTCGGCCTTCAGGGTCTGAAAATCGATCCTGTTTCCGCCGAACTCATAGATCCGGGGCAGTGAGGAAACGTTTTTTGCGTCTGATCCGGACCCTCCCCGGGTCCAGGTCTGCCGCGTCAAAAGCCGCTCCACCCGGAGCAAAAACTCATCCAGATTAAAAGGCTTGGCAAGATAATCGTCCACGCCGTACGAGAACCCCTTTATCCGGTCATCGGGCTCTCCTCTGGCCGACAGTATCAGAATCGGAAGACGTTCGTCCTCGAGACGGATATTTCGAAGGACCGACAGCCCGTCAATCCCCGGGAGCATGATGTCCAGCACGATCAAGTCCGGCCGCCATTCTTTCCACTTTTGCAGGGCCGAGTTCCCATCCGCGGCGATCGTCACATCATACCCTTTAAGCGTCAGGTTCAGTTTCAGACCCTCCGCCAGGTGCGCTTCATCTTCCACCACCAGGATTCGTGTCTCGGCGGAATCACCCATAGAAGCCCTCATCCCGGTCAAGCCCCGGGAGCTTTCAGGGGCAGAATCAGGGAAAAAACGGAACCCTTTCCACTCCCTCTCGATTCGGCGGTCATTCTTCCTTTATGCAACCGGGCGATGTTTTCAACCAGATGCAGGCCGAGGCCGGTACCCTTAGCCGACATATCGTCCGAGCGGCCGATCTGATAAAATTTTCTGAAGACCTTCCGGAATTCCGACTTCGGAAGTCCGATGCCGTTGTCTTCAAAACGGATATGCAATCGCCTCCCCCCAGGTTCAAAGGTGATGTCCAGCCGGGGAATTTCGGATTCATTATACTTGATCGCATTGGTGAACAGATTCATCAGCAGAATCTCGAACAGGGCGGGATTGACGGGGTACTGGAAGGATCGTCCCGAAGGATTGTGGATGTGTATTTCAGACCCATCGAAGAGATGACGGTTCTTTTCATAAAACCGCCCGACCTCCTGAACGAGGTCCTCCCTCACGAACTCTCCGCCATAGGTCTTGCTCTCGACTCTTGCGAGGTCCAAGATGCGGTTGATATGGTGGGTCAGCCGGTCGGCGTCCTGAACCATGTACCCGATATACCTGAGTTGCTCTTCCCGGGTCAGCTCATATTTCCGAAACGTCTCCAGATACAGTTTCAACGACGTGACGGGGGTTTTCAGTTCGTGTGTAAAATTGCTGATAAAGTTACGCTGGAGGCGGTAGAGCTGGAATGTCTTTTGATTATAAACAAAGATGGTGAACAGGCCCATCAGGATGATCCCCACAAGGATGGAGAGCACCAGTATCACTACCCAGGTTTGCGAAGCCAGAACCTGATCGGGATCGAGCTTGCCTCTCTCGATCACGCTCTTCAACCCCGTACTGACCTCCACATACCAGTAGATGTACAATATGAGGGACAGGGCCACGGCCGCGATGGAAAAGATGAATATAAGAATCGGGTGAAGAAACCACTTCAATTGACTCATCGCCGCCAACTCCGGTGTCACCCTGAATGGTGGTTTTCGCTGCGTTAGTGAGACATAGGGTCCGTCCCTTTTATTCATGATTCTATTCCCGAAGGGGCGTGAATTCAACCGTTAGCATTCTGAAGATACGTGGGGCTCTGGGAACCCTTCCCGGGGAAGGATTCCTCAAATACCCCGTGATCGGATCGTACCAGTGACGAAACACGGGTTCGCGCCGTTTTTCGGGAAGGACGGTGACTCAGGGAAGAGTCAATGGATAGGATCCGGCAAGACAGGCGATGAGGTATTCACCGCCTGTCGCAGGATGGAATTCAAGCTCAAGGTGTTCCAATTCCCCGTGATGAAGGTGCGCGTTTACCCCTCACTGATGCCCAGGCTGTTCGTCCCTACGGTACGGAATTTCCGGTTCAACCCAACGGCATAGGAGGATTTGGCCGGTTGCTCCTCATGCCCGTAAACCTTATTGAATGGACGATAGGATGTTTTCGGCACTCTCAGGTCTCCAACGATCCGGCATCGCAAGTACTCTTTGATGCTAAAGAAAACGACCAATAACGACATGAACCGGGCAGAGAGATTCATCCTGCCGAATTGTGAACGATAGGATTTCTTGATTTCCTTTAACAGCGTTTCACTCCGCCGGTTTTCAGCAAAAATGGTCGAAGCGCCGAGAAAATATCGCATCATTTTAAGGCGCTTTTGGAAATTCTTCGAACGTCTTCGAATGCGTTCATCCGCATGGTCACTGCAATATAAGTAGCCCCCCAAAGACGTTTTTATGGCTCGTAACATGGAAGCGCCGTTTCTTTTGTAATCCGTTTTAAAAGCGGTACGCAGAAAAGCCTCCGATTCATCTCTTGAAAAATGATCGTGATGAAACCAAATTTTCCCCTGACCGTGTTGGGATTCATAGGGGATATCTTTGATTACTTTTCCCTGTTTTTCATAATCATTGTATAGTTTTGTTCCCGGGATCGGTCCCAAGGGCGAGAATTGCAGATAATCCGGATTCAACGCGGTCACAAAGTCCACATCTTCCCAGATCGTATTTTTATCGTGGTCCTCATTAAACAGGATCAACGATGCCAAAACGCTGATGCCCCTTTTCCTTAATTGCATAAAAAGAGTCTGAAAATCGGTATTTTTGTTCTTGGCATAGACCTCTTTTTTCGATTCAACGCCGATCCAGACAAAGGTAATCCCCATACGCACGAGAATATCCAGGTCACCGATCCCTTTCAGGGTTTCGGCGGAACTGAAGATGGCAAAAGTAAAGTAACGATCGTTCTTTTCCATCAGTTCCAGCAATTCCAGCGCACGATCTTTCATTTTCAAAAAGTTTTCATCCAACACCCCGAAATCCGTGATACCTTTTTCGTCTTCGTAGCGGCAGCAGACATCAAAGATCTCCTGACCGGTTTTTAAGTATGGAATATAATTACCAAAGAAGTGCGAGGTGGCGCAAAAACGGCACTTATTCACACACCCGAGGCCCGTTATAAGAATGCCGGAGTCGGACGGCCAGGGCGCCCCCATGACCTGCCTGTTGAAAGAGCTGTATTCGAGAGGATGCCTGATGGGTTTATCGACGTTTTCCCCCAAAAGTTTTCTCAGGAAATAGACGCCCTCACCTTTGCATATCACATCATGATCGATCATCCCTTCGATATTCGGGATATTTACCCCGTGGCCTCCCAGAATGATTTTTGATGTCGGCGACAATTTACGAATGGCTCGCGCCATCGCCTTGGCTTTCTTGAAATTGGGTATGATAAAGCTGATTCCAATGTAATCATATCCGTTTCTCAATTCCTGTTTAAAGCGTTTAAAGGTCGGAAAATCCAGTACTGTGGTGGGCGTATCTATATTTTCTTTCAAGAAATAGAGCCCCTGGCTTCCATGATTGAATCTGTAGGAGAATATGCCCTGTTCTCTGGTGACCTGATTGTGAAAGAGCTCCATCTTATTTTCTTTTTCGCCGTATTCATCATCAACCCCATACGGCCCGAATACGGAAGTAAGTAATAATTTCATCGGTCTCCCTTAGTGAGAATGTTGTTTGATGTTGAGATTGTGTTTTTCTCTTGAACTTAAATGACGCAGTATACAGCAAAACGAAGAAAGGCTTTGTAAAACAAATGTCAAAGTTATCTTTTGAAGTTGTCGTGCGCGTGCGGTTATCTTCCCACGGTTACCTCGATACCCCCCGAAATTCGGCAGGACAAACAGCCTCGAAACGACCGGCTCATATCCGGATTCTCGCGCCATGGGACGGGGTCGAATCCGCCATCGACGCTTCTTTCGAATACCGTCGTTTTGGTGAAGAAGCGGATTCGGAAATGCGCCGTTTTTTTTCACTTGAAAACATGCCATAATGGCCGGGTTCGGACCGTTTTATTCGAAGACGGTCTCAACCCATCCATCTACGGCAACGAAAGCGAGGAGCGTGGAACATGACCAAACCGCTGGAAGGGGTTCGGGTGCTCGATCTCACACAGTTCGAATCCGGCCCGAGTTGCACATTGTTGTTAGGATACCTCGGTGCGGAAGTGATCAAGGTCGAAAGGCCGGGAGTCGGAGAACCGGCGCGAACCCAGTTTCTGGAGAACCTCGATGAGGGAGACTGCTGGTACTTCCTGATGTTGAACTCGAACAAGAAGAGCATCACGCTGAATCTGAAGAGCGACGAGGGGAAAACCCTGTTCAAAAAACTGGTCGCCCTGGCCGACGTGGTCGTCGAGAATTTCAGGCCGGGAACCATGGACCGGCTGGGTCTGGGACGGGAGATGCTCCAGGAGATCAATCCGCGCCTCATCTATGCGTCCATCAGCGGGTATGGTCTTTCAGGCAAGTACCGGGACTACCCCGCGTTTGACATCATTGCCCAGGCCATGGGCGGAGCCGTGTCCTGCACCGGGTATCCCGACCGGCCGCCGGTGCGGTGCGGTCCGTCCATCGGAGACGTGGTGGGCGGACTCAATCTTACCATCGGCGCCCTTGCGGCCCTATTCCATCGACAAACAACCGGCAAGGGCGAGTTGGTCGAGGTTTCGCTCCAGGAGTCCATCCTGAACCTGCTGCGCTCGGCCTATCAGGGGCACTACCACACGGGGAAACCCATACCGCGCATTGGAAGCCGGTATGTGGGCAACTGCCCGTGGGACACCTACCCCACCAGCGACGGGTATGTGGTTATCGGGGCCCTCACGCCGGACCAGTGGGCGAATCTCTGCGAGGTCATCGGCAGAAGCGACATGGCCCACGCGCCGGGTTTCGAGCGAAGCGCGGACCGCTACTGGAAACACAGGGACGAGGTGGACGGCATGATCGCGAACTGGACGGCAGACAAACCAAAGAAGAACGTCATGGAAAGCCTCGTGGCGCGCGGAGTCCCTTGCGGCATGGTCATGGACAGCGCGGAACTCCTAGAGGATCCTCACCTCCTCGAACGAGAGATGATTGTGGAAATTACGCATCCCCAACGGGGAACGTTCAAGCAATTGGCCTCTCCAGTCCGGATCGGAGACGCGAAACTCGAGGTCACGCCCGCTCCCCTGCTGGGACAGCATAACGAAGAGATCTACTCCCAGCTTTTGGGGTACACGTTGGAGCAGTTGTCCGAGTTGATCGCCAAGAAGATCGTCTAGTGCTGAGTTGCAGAAAATCATTCTATTCTACTGAGGGAAACTTTGAAAAGTTTCCCTCAGGCTCCCTTCAAGCAGTGAAGATTTCTCAGACATAAGATCCGCTGCCGAATTCGGACTAAACGAGGATTTCCCGGGATGCATCATGGACCAACTCCGGAAGACAGCGCCGTGGAGAGTGTACTAGTCAATTGGCGTCACACGGTTGCAAACATATTCCTGCCCGTCAGCGCCATTGTCTACCTGCCGGCAATCGTTCTCCTGGTCACAGGACAGGGCCCACCGCTCGGAGGGCTGGTGCGAGTCGCAGTGGCCGGGTGCTACCTTACGCTCCTATCTTTTGCTCTCTGGCGCCGGATCGAATTCCGGGCGCGAGCGTGGGTAATCCTGGCCTGCGGGTATGCGCTGGCGATACTAATGGGTGTCTCCATTCCCCATGGTTCCTTCGCGCGCGCGTTGCCGATTGCGTTGCCGATCTTCACAATCGTACTGCTCGGTTCGCGGGAGGGTTGGGCCGCCACGGCGTTCAGCGCCGCGGCCCTCTTCTTCGTCCCATTTTTCCACACCGGCCAGGTGCTGCCTGCAGTGCTCAACGCCTCAACGGGACCTCCGATTCCATCGCGCCTCGCCTGGACACAGGCGGCTGCGATGTTGGCATTGCTGTTCGCCCCTGTGATCCTGTTGAACCGCTTCCTCCAGTTCCTGATGCAGTCATTGGGGAGGCTGGAACGAGAGACTCGCGAGCGGGCCGCGGCATACCGTAAACTCGAATATGAGATGCAGGAGAGGCGGCGTTTGGAGCATGAGGTGATCCGGGTCGGGGATGAGGAGCGACGGCGACTGGGAAACGACATTCACGATGGCGTTTGCCAGAAGCTGACCGGAGCGCTTCTTCGCTGCGAAGCGCTGAAGCGGCGACTGGGGCTGGGTGAAAATCTGGCGGTGGGAGAACTCAGCATGCTCTCGTCGCTGATCGAGGAATCCATCGACGAGGCCCACACGGTAGCTCAGGGGCTGGGGCCGCTGGATTCGGACCCCGCGGCGCTTGCCACGGCCCTGGGACTACTCATCAAGCGGACCGGGGAAGCGTCCGGCATATCTTGCCGGTTCGAAACCACGGGTAATGTGAATGTCCCCGAATCCTCGACCGCCCAGCATCTTTACCGCATCGCTCAGGAAGCCGTGAGCAACGCGGCACGGCATGCACATGCCGGTCGGATCGCCGTGACGTTGCGGGGAGGCGAGGATGTCCTGCTTCTGGAGGTGGAAGATGACGGAGACGGTGTGCCCGACGGGACGTCGGCGGTCGGTATGGGCTTCCGAACAATGGCCTATCGGGCGAGCCTGTTGGATGGTGAGCTCACTGTAAGTCCCGCGCCTGCGGGAGGAACCCGCGTGTCCTGCCAAGTACCGCGCGGCAACCTCGCCAGGCTGGAAAAACAGAGGGAGGTCAGCAAAGAGGCGAGCCATGGATAACGACCGGGAGAACAGCTCGAAGCCCCTCCGAGTCCTGATTGTAGATGACCACCCGGCGGTTCGCCAGGGTCTGGGGTTGCTGCTGGGGACGGAGGGAATCACTGTTTGCGCGGAAGCGGGCGGGTGCGCCGAGGCTCTGGCGCGCGTGGACGAGCATCAACCGGATGTGGTGCTTGTGGATCTTTCGCTGGGTGATGAGGACGGCTTCGCCCTTCTCGAAGATCTGCGTGAGCGCGCTCTGCCTTCTCTGGTCTACTCGATGCACGAAGACGGACGGCGCATCGTGAGCGCCTTCTCCGCCGGTGCTCTCGGATATGTCACGAAGCGGGAGGTTCATGGGGTGCTCGCCTTGGCCATTCGAGAGGTGGCCGCGGGCCGCAGGTTCGTCAGCCCCAGGGCGGCTGTCGCTTTGGCCCAACAGGCCATATCCGGGCAAACGGACGAGGTCTACGGGGAGTTGAGCCGTCAGGAGAAAAAGGTCTACCGTCTCTTGGGTCAAGGCGAGACTACCAAGCAGATCGCCGCGGCCATGGACATCAGCACCCGTACAGTTGAATCCTACTGCGCCCGTATTCTGGTAAAGCTGGGCCTGGAAGGGATGAGCGAACTCCGGCGCCACGCCATTAGTTATTTCCATAAGCACACCTTCTGATTCCACACTACTTCCGTGCGGGGGAATTCACTTACAAGAGCGTAAGGGTTTCCCCTTGCACCCATGTAAGCAGATCCCGTTGCATACAAGCCTGCTCCTCCCTGCTATGGTTCATCCAGAGAGGGTATTCCGATCCATTCTCGGTAGGCCCGGCGGTTTGCCCCTCCCAGGCCATTTCAGCCTCTTGGCGGGGGTAAAAGCATCGTTGGTTTTTGTCTGGCTTAATTTGAAAAGGAGGGCGAGGGCATGAAGAAGTTAGTGTTGTTTCTGATTGGTGTTCTACTGTTAGCGCCGGCTGCTGCAATGGGAGCCGCTTGCACCGTCGACCTGATCGCCGGTGGAGGCAACGAAGAAAGCGCACAAGTCGTGGGTACTGTCACGACTTATTCAAACGACGGAGGTCTCACGTGGACTGTGACGTACCAGACCACAGGAGCCTGGCAGATCACGGAAGTGCATTTGGACGTCGCCTGCAATTCGAATGATGTGCCTCAAAAAAACGGAAACCCAATACCGGGCAAGTTCGATCATAAGGCCTATCCGCCCGCCGGCGCCGCCACGTTCTCTTTCCCGGGCGTCCAACCGCTGAATGCGGCCGGTGAAGTTTGCCAAGCCCCCTGCGCGGTGTTCGCCGCGCACGCAGTGGTGCTGGACACATCCGACTGTGTGGACGACGTTTGCCGGAAGGAAACCGCTTGGGCGGAAGGTATCGCTTTCTCAGGAAAAAACTGGGCGACCTATTTCACGTGTTGCTGTGAAACCGAAGTTTGTGGCGATGGCTTGGACAACGACTGCGATGGACTGACGGATTGCAGTGATTCGGATTGCGCAAATGATCCTACCTGCACGGCATCGTGTAGTGTGGTACCAGACCCGGCCCTTTACCCCAACGGAACCTGTGTCAGTCATGTACAACAAATGGATCCTTATTGCTGTACGACTGATTGGGACTCCATATGTGCAGACGAATATTGCGGCTGTGACCCAACCGGGCCTACCTGTACGGGATCCTGCACTGTGGCACCGGATCCTACTCTTTACCCCAACGGAACCTGTGTCAGTCAGGTACAGCAAATGGATTCTTATTGCTGTACGACTGATTGGGACTCCCAATGTGCAGACGAATATTGCGGCTGCGACCCAACCGGACCTGCGTGCGGCGGTACAACCTCCGAAGTCTGTAACGATGGCTTTGACAACGACGGCGATGGACTAGCGGATTGCAGTGATTCAGATTGCGCAAACGATCCCGGCTGCGGCGACCCCAACTCTTGTGTCGGTCACTGCGGCGGCATGGCGCCGGGAGGTTGTTATTGTGATGATAAATGTTTGAGCTTAGGAGATTGCTGTTCGGACGCTTGCTCCGAATGTGGATACTGTCCGGCGCCATAAGTTTTGAAGGGCAATTCTTACGGAACGGGACGATATCTTCATATTCTAAGAGAAGTTCCGAATCCACAAGCCATGATGGTTGATAGAAAAGCCGGATCCTTCACGGACCCGGCTTTTCTATTGCGCGGCATGCAAAGAACCGGATCGCTGAGATCATCTATTAGAAGGTCGGAACCAACTGCTCAAAAGACACTCCGTAAGCACACGCGGGGGTTCATCGAAGTATTCGGAAGGAAAAGGGATCAGGTAAGACCTTGAAGTGAGTGGTGGGCGATGCGAGATTCGAACTCACGACCTTTGGTTCCGGAGACCAACGCTCTATCCAACTGAGCTAATCGCCCACGCGTTCTCCTTGTAGCGGAAGCGTCGTATAAAGTCAACCATTCAGCATGCCTTTCCGCAGAGGGTCGATCAAAGTTTTCCCTCGCCGATCCCTGACCCCGCCGGAAGCCACGCCCCGGCGCCATACCCACTTGAAATCCACGAGCTCCCAGTGTAGGTTACTCCTCACCGTTCAGCAGTTAATAAAGCAATGACCTGAGCATGTTCGCGGCTTGTCCTGTGCCTCGCGCACGGCGCGTGGCGCCCGCCTAAAGGTTTTGGGTGGGAGGTCCGGAGGGAACCTTTTTCCAAAAAGGTTCCCTCCGGCTCGATAAAAGATTCAGGTTCCTACATATGTCCACTCGAGCGATCCAGTTTCTGGGTAAACAAGGCGTCCCTTACGGGGTCGTGAAATACGAGCATATCGAGAAGGGGGCGGAATTCGCTTCGCAGGCCATCGGGTTGCCTTTGGAGCAGACCATCAAGACGCTGGTGGTGGATGTGTCCCCCGAGGGTCCGGTTTTTCTGCTCATGCCGGGGCACGTGCAGGCGGATATGAAAGCCCTCGCCAAGGCGCTGAAAGCCAAACGAGCCGCCCTGGCGGATACCAAAACAGCGGAACGCCTCACGGGCTACCTCGTGGGAGGCATCAGTCCTTTCGGCAGCAAGAAGAGGCTGCCCGTGTACATGGAAGCGTCATTACTGGATCATCGAGAAGTGGCGATCAACGGCGGACAGCGGGGAACCCTGCTGATCATGTCGCCCCGGGACATTCTGAAAGCGGCCTCCGCGCGCACGATTACCGTATCTCAATGACCAAGCGGGTGTGTCACCATTCGTCCTCCTCCGCCAATGCCGGCCTCGATCCTGGATTCTTTGGATTCATTGAATTTTTCAGGATTCCGGATCTCACTGCGTTCGTCCGGAATGACGTTTCTGAATTGTCGCACAGTCTTAAGAGACAGAGAGATACCTTGCTGCCGCTTCCGCGGAAGCAGTTTTTGGGGACATAGCGAACACGCACCATGCGGATGAGAATCCCTGGTCTTTACCATCGAGGTGGATATTCTAAAGGAACACTTGATAAATGAATCGGAACCAGAAGCCGTATATGAGGAACTTCTGAAGGAATATGGAACGAAGGTCCGGTACGAAGCGCACGAGGAGCGGAATTTCATCGGCGAAAATGACTTGGATACCATCCAAAAAACATTGATCGATGCCTATCTGAAAAGCGCCCTTCCCTATTTGTCCAAACCGGACTTTGCCCGCAGACTGGTCCTGAAAAAGCTGCACGAGGTTCGGGATCCCATGCACAAGTTTCGCAAGGAGAGCACGCACAACCCATTGTATTCTACTTGAATGGATGCGGGGGGCTTCCTTCTCTCTGTGGGAACGGTAACGGAAAGTCCAAAACGTATCGATAACAGGGAATGAAGGCGGGATCGCTGAGGGATGGCTCAGGAGCTTCCCCCAAGAGGCGATTGACCCGCAAGCGCCTTCCGCAGGAGCCTGCCCTGATCTTGTCGAGGGGTGGCGCCCGGACTGAGAAGTTTTGAAAGAGGGGCGCGGGGGGAACCCCGCCCGGGGGCGGGATTTCAAAGGTTTTCCCCCCGTGACTGATCATCACCAACCCTACAGTCGTCAGAGCCGTTCTTCGTGGCGTCACCGTCCTCGACCGGGGCTTCGAGGGGCGGCGCTGCTTCCTCTTCCGGTTCCCCGCGGAACCAGCGGACAATGCCTCCGATGAGCACCACCGCGCTGATGAGAATGATCAGATTGGACGCAAAAAAGGTAAGTACGAAATACTGCGGGGATGTGAGGGCGTAGGCGGCCAGGAGCAGATCGATGCCGAAAATCAGAAAGATCACTGAAAGCGCGGATTGAATCAGACAGGACCAGGTCCGGAATCCCCTAAACCGGAGATGCATATCCGCACATCCGATCCAGCCGGTCTTTCATCTCGTTCAGCCGACGTTCGAGAATCCGGTTGTACGTTTCGAGCACTTCCGGGCCGCCGCGCGGCACGACAATCGGATCTTCGTACAGGACCACCGCCTTGCCGAAAGGCCTCGGCAACATGGTCGCATCCCATGTTTTTTTGAACGTAATGGGATTACGGGTCGACCACAGCACCGGCATGACGGGCACTCCGGTGAGCTGCGCCAGAAGCACCATGCCCGGTTTTGACTTGAACGCGGGACCCCTGGGACCGTCCAGCACGGTCGAGCAGTACAGCCCCCCGTTTTTCAGGTGTCGCACCATCTTCCGCAGGGCTTCCCCACCCCCCCGGCTGCTGGACCCGCGTGCGGGTATGGTGCCCGTTCGCTCGGCGAAACGGGTGATATACTCGCCGTCCCGGCTCTGGCTGAACATCACCATGGCGTGGATATACCCCAGGTGATACAGGAAAAAAATGGCTCCCCTGTGCCAGGTGGCAAAGATGAACCGTTCTTTTCGGGATAGGATGCGCTGGAAGTTGCCGGGCTTGAGAATATCCACGCGAACGGTGGAAAACCAGGCTT
It encodes the following:
- a CDS encoding Cys-tRNA(Pro) deacylase, translating into MSTRAIQFLGKQGVPYGVVKYEHIEKGAEFASQAIGLPLEQTIKTLVVDVSPEGPVFLLMPGHVQADMKALAKALKAKRAALADTKTAERLTGYLVGGISPFGSKKRLPVYMEASLLDHREVAINGGQRGTLLIMSPRDILKAASARTITVSQ
- a CDS encoding lysophospholipid acyltransferase family protein, producing the protein MGDSLENLKLDLISYVGTPLVKAWFSTVRVDILKPGNFQRILSRKERFIFATWHRGAIFFLYHLGYIHAMVMFSQSRDGEYITRFAERTGTIPARGSSSRGGGEALRKMVRHLKNGGLYCSTVLDGPRGPAFKSKPGMVLLAQLTGVPVMPVLWSTRNPITFKKTWDATMLPRPFGKAVVLYEDPIVVPRGGPEVLETYNRILERRLNEMKDRLDRMCGYASPV
- a CDS encoding response regulator transcription factor produces the protein MDNDRENSSKPLRVLIVDDHPAVRQGLGLLLGTEGITVCAEAGGCAEALARVDEHQPDVVLVDLSLGDEDGFALLEDLRERALPSLVYSMHEDGRRIVSAFSAGALGYVTKREVHGVLALAIREVAAGRRFVSPRAAVALAQQAISGQTDEVYGELSRQEKKVYRLLGQGETTKQIAAAMDISTRTVESYCARILVKLGLEGMSELRRHAISYFHKHTF